A single region of the Dehalococcoides mccartyi genome encodes:
- a CDS encoding ABC transporter ATP-binding protein produces the protein MFELEVRDVTLAYGPVDVLRNVSFKTMPGEMIGLVGPNGSGKSTLIKSLARVIEPRLGNIYINGRNSRSIPRLELAKMVGVVPQIPVLPSAFTAFEIVLMGRNPHMGTFQYESHKDIAIAWEALKRAGVLHLAERQIGELSGGEIQSVVIARSLCQKTEAILLDEPTSNLDIGRQIEILDLIKSECRERNITVIAALHDLNLAAHYCERLILIDNNGIHADGSPVEVITTDNISRVYGPGSYVHTHPLSGLPAVLPRLGNIRCNTNGEKGGTGAH, from the coding sequence ATGTTTGAACTTGAAGTAAGAGATGTAACCCTGGCATATGGTCCGGTTGATGTTCTGCGGAATGTCAGCTTTAAGACCATGCCGGGTGAGATGATTGGACTAGTGGGACCGAATGGTTCAGGCAAATCTACCCTGATAAAGTCTTTGGCCAGAGTAATAGAACCGCGTCTGGGCAATATTTATATAAACGGGCGTAATTCACGTTCCATACCCCGTCTGGAACTGGCTAAGATGGTAGGGGTTGTCCCCCAGATACCTGTACTTCCCAGTGCTTTTACTGCCTTTGAGATTGTACTAATGGGGCGTAATCCACATATGGGTACTTTTCAGTATGAAAGCCACAAAGATATTGCAATTGCCTGGGAGGCTTTGAAAAGGGCGGGTGTGCTGCATCTGGCTGAACGCCAGATAGGGGAGCTTTCCGGCGGGGAGATACAGAGTGTGGTTATTGCCCGTTCCTTGTGCCAGAAAACCGAAGCAATTTTGCTGGATGAGCCTACTTCCAACCTTGATATAGGCCGTCAGATAGAGATACTTGACCTTATAAAGTCTGAGTGCCGTGAACGGAATATTACCGTAATCGCCGCCTTGCATGACCTTAATCTGGCTGCTCATTATTGTGAGAGGCTGATACTCATTGATAATAATGGAATTCATGCGGATGGCAGTCCGGTTGAAGTAATAACTACAGATAATATAAGCCGTGTTTACGGCCCCGGCAGTTATGTTCATACCCATCCCTTAAGCGGTCTTCCGGCAGTATTGCCGCGTTTGGGTAATATCCGCTGTAATACAAATGGTGAAAAGGGAGGCACGGGTGCCCACTGA